A genome region from Prionailurus viverrinus isolate Anna chromosome A3, UM_Priviv_1.0, whole genome shotgun sequence includes the following:
- the RHOB gene encoding rho-related GTP-binding protein RhoB, giving the protein MAAIRKKLVVVGDGACGKTCLLIVFSKDEFPEVYVPTVFENYVADIEVDGKQVELALWDTAGQEDYDRLRPLSYPDTDVILMCFSVDSPDSLENIPEKWVPEVKHFCPNVPIILVANKKDLRSDEHVRTELARMKQEPVRTDDGRAMAVRIQAYDYLECSAKTKEGVREVFETATRAALQKRYGSQNGCINCCKVL; this is encoded by the coding sequence ATGGCGGCCATCCGCAAGAAGCTGGTGGTGGTGGGCGACGGCGCGTGCGGCAAGACGTGCCTGCTGATCGTGTTCAGTAAGGACGAGTTCCCCGAGGTGTACGTGCCCACCGTCTTCGAGAACTATGTGGCCGATATCGAGGTGGACGGCAAGCAGGTGGAGCTGGCGCTGTGGGACACGGCGGGCCAGGAGGACTACGACCGCCTGCGGCCGCTCTCCTACCCAGACACCGATGTGATCCTCATGTGCTTCTCAGTGGACAGCCCCGATTCGCTAGAGAACATCCCCGAGAAGTGGGTGCCCGAGGTGAAGCACTTCTGCCCCAACGTGCCCATCATCCTGGTGGCCAACAAGAAAGACCTGCGCAGCGACGAGCACGTCCGCACGGAGCTGGCCCGCATGAAGCAAGAACCCGTGCGCACGGATGACGGCCGCGCCATGGCCGTGCGCATCCAAGCCTACGACTACCTCGAGTGCTCCGCCAAGACCAAGGAGGGCGTGCGCGAGGTCTTCGAGACCGCCACGCGCGCCGCGCTGCAGAAGCGCTACGGCTCCCAGAACGGCTGCATCAACTGCTGCAAGGTGCTATGA
- the LOC125162815 gene encoding b(0,+)-type amino acid transporter 1-like, translating into MDRSQERNGGEGVAGREPGGEGLRLRREIGLWSAVSLMAGCMIGSGVFMSPQGVLVYMGSPGASLVVWAGCGLLAMMGALCYAELSALVPKSGGEYAYILQIFGSLPAFLVIYTFVLLVRPAAIAAVSLSFAEYAVTPFYPGCSSMPQAVLKGVAASCILLLTLVNCWSSRLATMLVNVCAVAKVFSLLVIVVGGAVVLGQGRGHTETFLLAFHNTTQQAGRIGMAFYQGMWSFDGWNNVNYVVEELKNPKQNLVWAVMIAIPLVTSLYLLVNISYLLVLSPNEILSSDAMAVSWGNQVLGAWAWLVPLAVVLSTFGSANGMFFGGSRVCYVAAREGHMPQLLSMVHVHRLTPTPALMFTTAVALVLVIPGSFSTIVNFLSFLGWITYGTTIGCLLYLRIKKKNLPRPHKVPTIIPVIMLLASLYLVLAPIIDHPQIEFLYIFLFLLSGIPVYFLFVYFQCQPRCLQMATLYLQLLLEVAPTTKNVD; encoded by the exons ATGGATAGAAGTCAGGAAAGAAATGGTGGTGAGGGGGTGGCAGGACGGGAGCCAGGTGGTGAGGGGCTAAGGCTGAGGAGGGAGATTGGTTTGTGGAGTGCCGTGTCCCTGATGGCTGGCTGTATGATTGGCTCTGGCGTCTTCATGTCACCACAGGGGGTCTTGGTCTACATGGGCAGCCCTGGAGCCAGTCTTGTGGTCTGGGCAGGCTGTGGCCTCCTGGCCATGATGGGTGCCCTGTGCTATGCTGAGCTGAGTGCCCTGGTTCCCAAATCTGGAGGGGAGTACGCCTACATCCTGCAAATCTTTGGCTCTTTGCCAGCCTTCCTGGTTATCTACACATTTGTGTTGCTGGTCAGACCAGCTGCCATTGCTGCCGTCTCCCTGAGCTTCGCCGAGTATGCCGTGACCCCCTTTTACCCTGGCTGCTCCTCGATGCCCCAGGCTGTGCTCAAGGGTGTGGCTGCCTCCTGCATCCTGCTGCTGACGCTGGTCAACTGTTGGAGCTCACGGCTGGCCACCATGCTGGTGAACGTGTGCGCCGTCGCCAAAGTGTTCTCGTTGCTGGTCATCGTGGTGGGTGGGGCCGTGGTGCTGGGCCAGGGCCGGGGCCACACGGAAACCTTTTTGCTTGCCTTCCACAACACAACACAGCAGGCTGGGCGCATTGGCATGGCCTTTTACCAGGGCATGTGGTCCTTCGATGGCTGGAATAACGTCAACTATGTGGTGGAAGAGCTCAAGAATCCAAAG CAGAACCTGGTGTGGGCAGTGATGATCGCCATCCCCCTGGTCACCAGCTTGTACCTCCTGGTCAACATCAGTTACCTGCTAGTGTTGTCGCCCAACGAGATCCTTTCCTCTGATGCTATGGCTGTGAGCTGGGG GAACCAGGTGCTGGGGGCCTGGGCCTGGCTGGTACCGTTGGCTGTCGTACTCTCGACATTTGGCTCTGCCAATGGGATGTTCTTCGGTGGAAGTCGTGTGTGCTATGTGGCTGCGAGAGAAGGCCACATG CCCCAACTTCTGTCCATGGTTCATGTGCATCGCCTCACACCAACTCCGGCCCTGATGTTTACCACGGCAGTGGCTTTGGTCCTGGTCATCCCAGGAAGCTTCAGCACCATCGTGAACTTCTTGAG CTTCCTTGGCTGGATCACCTATGGAACCACCATTGGCTGTCTCTTGTACTTGCGGATAAAGAAGAAGAATCTTCCTCGACCTCACAAG GTCCCCACCATCATCCCTGTCATCATGCTCCTTGCTTCTCTCTACCTGGTGCTGGCGCCCATCATCGACCACCCCCAGATTGAGTTCCTGTACATCTTCCTGTTCCTGCTCAGTGGCATCCCGGTCTATTTCCTGTTTGTCTATTTCCAGTGCCAGCCCAGgtgtttgcagatggccaccctGTATCTCCAGCTGCTCCTGGAAGTTGCTCCAACCACTAAAAATGTTGACTAA